A window of Paenibacillus sp. 19GGS1-52 contains these coding sequences:
- a CDS encoding winged helix-turn-helix transcriptional regulator yields MKVYYCNLEVTMEVIGGKWKGLVLYYLIKGPKRTSELKRLVHSITQKMLIQTLRELEASGLISRKMFNQVPPKVEYSTTELGQSLEPILRSLCEWGDDYAEQTFAEGEVQILKSDQ; encoded by the coding sequence ATGAAAGTTTATTATTGTAACCTAGAAGTAACGATGGAGGTCATCGGGGGGAAGTGGAAAGGGCTAGTTCTATACTATTTGATCAAAGGTCCGAAACGAACGAGCGAATTAAAGCGACTGGTGCATAGTATCACACAAAAAATGCTTATCCAAACCCTCAGGGAATTAGAAGCTAGTGGACTTATTAGCCGAAAAATGTTCAATCAAGTACCTCCGAAGGTCGAATATTCGACTACAGAGTTAGGGCAATCGCTAGAACCCATTCTAAGATCACTTTGTGAATGGGGTGACGATTATGCGGAGCAAACTTTCGCTGAAGGCGAAGTGCAAATTCTGAAATCTGATCAATAG
- a CDS encoding aminoglycoside phosphotransferase family protein, with translation MIGKLIGIGNTAEVFAVGDGKVVKLFNFGYPLDNVCKEFDNSKLLHGLNIPTVKSYEMVTYEGRNGILYDRIDGMSMLDILLNTEDFEKYANTLARLHKQMLACKLRGAVSLKSILKRNIEYTDHLSMPNKSKLINMLDTLPDGDCFCHGDFHFGNVIIEQEQNYIIDYMNVCHGHEYGDIARTVYLIEMTPVPAQTHNAERILVMKKQATEIYLQEIGVNRECLSEWLLVIAAARLSELSYEQADEKNSVLEYLTKQGL, from the coding sequence ATGATAGGGAAGTTGATTGGTATAGGGAATACAGCTGAAGTTTTTGCTGTAGGCGACGGCAAAGTGGTTAAGCTTTTTAATTTTGGTTATCCATTGGATAATGTGTGTAAAGAGTTTGATAATTCCAAATTACTGCATGGATTAAATATTCCAACCGTCAAAAGCTATGAAATGGTTACATACGAAGGGAGAAATGGCATCCTATATGATAGGATCGACGGGATGTCTATGCTGGATATACTTCTGAACACCGAGGATTTTGAGAAATACGCAAATACTTTAGCTAGATTGCATAAACAGATGCTGGCGTGCAAATTGCGCGGCGCCGTTAGTTTAAAGTCTATTTTAAAGAGAAATATTGAATATACGGATCATTTAAGTATGCCCAACAAATCTAAGCTTATTAATATGCTTGATACATTGCCGGATGGCGACTGTTTTTGCCATGGTGATTTTCACTTCGGCAATGTTATTATCGAGCAAGAACAGAATTATATCATTGACTACATGAATGTCTGTCACGGGCATGAATATGGAGATATTGCCCGAACCGTATACTTAATCGAAATGACGCCTGTGCCAGCCCAAACTCACAATGCCGAACGTATTCTTGTTATGAAAAAACAGGCAACTGAAATTTATCTACAGGAAATAGGCGTTAATAGAGAATGTTTGTCCGAGTGGTTATTAGTAATTGCTGCTGCCAGACTTTCAGAATTAAGCTATGAGCAAGCAGATGAGAAAAATTCGGTGCTGGAGTATCTAACGAAACAAGGATTATAG
- a CDS encoding MDR family MFS transporter, translated as MSAGTVKDLSKERPESITAILVPLITIILGLFMVVLDGSAVNVALPKLSGAFNSSLTTLQWTVTGYVLANAAVIPLAGWLSDRFGAKQIFLFSVGFFTLGSLLCSIATDPTQLIIYRIIQGVGGGMVMPIAFAFVYQLAPPHKVGAVMGIMGIPVLLAPALGPLLAGWLVDYAAWQWIFIINIPIGILAVIIGIRFLPNIKRQPVTALDIWGMILAPIAFAGLSYGVSEGINGWTSTKTLTGLGIGFVALVLFIIVELRHKQPILELRVFKSMDFSKGIVIQWISQIALFGSMFIVPLFLQQAQNYSAFDTGLIMLPQAIAAGIFMPISGALFDRIGARPLVMAGMAFVTAATFMLTQVSAADGISSLILPLSLLGAGMGISLMPLNTHLIQASPQNLVGRVTSLTNAAQQVMSSFAIAGLMTILTSNMKGFMPADGIPTIETWTNSFSGTFKVLVYIAIVGVVLGVLLKKPKTVGDAKSAEHLEASKMFM; from the coding sequence ATGTCAGCTGGAACAGTAAAAGATTTATCTAAAGAAAGGCCAGAATCGATTACAGCCATATTAGTCCCCCTAATCACCATTATTCTGGGATTGTTCATGGTTGTTCTGGATGGATCGGCTGTAAATGTTGCACTTCCTAAGCTTTCAGGCGCATTTAATTCTTCCTTAACCACTTTGCAGTGGACGGTCACCGGTTACGTTCTTGCCAACGCAGCAGTGATTCCACTTGCCGGATGGTTATCCGACCGATTTGGCGCCAAGCAAATTTTCCTTTTCTCTGTCGGATTCTTTACTCTTGGTTCCTTGCTCTGCTCCATTGCAACAGACCCCACACAACTAATTATTTACCGTATTATTCAAGGTGTTGGCGGCGGAATGGTAATGCCCATTGCTTTCGCTTTTGTTTATCAGCTTGCTCCACCCCATAAAGTCGGTGCCGTAATGGGTATTATGGGTATTCCTGTCCTACTCGCCCCTGCTCTTGGTCCGCTATTAGCTGGATGGTTAGTGGATTATGCGGCATGGCAGTGGATTTTCATCATTAACATCCCGATTGGTATCCTTGCCGTTATCATTGGTATTCGTTTTCTCCCCAACATTAAGCGTCAGCCAGTTACTGCCCTTGATATCTGGGGGATGATCTTAGCTCCGATCGCTTTTGCTGGTCTATCCTATGGGGTTAGCGAAGGTATTAATGGCTGGACCTCTACCAAAACACTTACAGGTTTAGGCATTGGCTTCGTAGCCTTAGTGTTATTTATCATTGTTGAGCTTCGCCATAAGCAACCGATCCTGGAACTGCGTGTATTTAAATCCATGGATTTCAGCAAAGGAATTGTAATTCAATGGATTTCTCAGATTGCCCTGTTTGGCTCCATGTTCATTGTCCCTCTATTCCTTCAACAAGCTCAGAACTACAGTGCCTTTGATACCGGGTTAATCATGTTGCCTCAAGCGATAGCTGCAGGTATATTCATGCCCATCAGCGGTGCTTTATTCGATAGAATCGGCGCCCGTCCTTTAGTCATGGCTGGTATGGCCTTTGTCACAGCCGCAACCTTTATGCTGACTCAAGTCTCCGCAGCGGATGGAATATCCTCTCTGATCCTCCCCCTTTCCTTGCTGGGTGCTGGAATGGGAATTTCTCTAATGCCTCTGAATACGCATCTGATTCAAGCTTCACCGCAAAACCTGGTAGGTCGGGTCACTTCACTCACCAATGCCGCTCAACAAGTAATGAGTTCCTTCGCTATTGCTGGCCTGATGACGATCCTGACCAGTAATATGAAAGGATTCATGCCTGCCGATGGCATACCCACTATTGAAACATGGACGAATTCTTTCTCAGGTACTTTTAAAGTACTGGTATACATCGCCATTGTAGGTGTGGTCTTAGGTGTTCTACTTAAGAAACCCAAAACCGTAGGGGATGCCAAAAGCGCAGAGCACTTGGAAGCCAGTAAAATGTTTATGTAA
- a CDS encoding TetR/AcrR family transcriptional regulator, which translates to MKIRKERKDAIEHRRLILLNAQTLFIEHGVEGVTMNQIAKTAGIGQGTLYRRYAHKGEICQDLMKDSSEEICDTIQSYLDLNKDIPLKDRITKALEISFDFIESYSPLLVSIQAPTCEGRQSLYYQSPLYSFMHNVFCNLLQEAEPATKELSKDTNFIADMILASMNPELFLFMRSERGLTKEEIKDKLVSVYIDPLLV; encoded by the coding sequence ATGAAAATTCGGAAGGAACGTAAAGATGCGATTGAGCATCGTCGTCTTATTTTACTAAATGCACAGACCCTTTTTATCGAACATGGTGTAGAGGGTGTAACGATGAATCAGATTGCTAAAACGGCTGGTATTGGACAAGGGACGCTCTATCGACGTTATGCACATAAGGGTGAGATTTGTCAGGATTTGATGAAAGACAGCAGTGAGGAGATCTGTGACACGATTCAAAGCTATTTGGACCTGAATAAGGATATCCCGCTAAAAGATCGTATTACCAAAGCGCTCGAAATCTCTTTTGATTTCATTGAAAGCTATTCCCCTTTGCTGGTTTCTATCCAAGCTCCAACCTGTGAAGGGCGGCAATCGCTCTATTATCAATCCCCTTTATATAGTTTCATGCATAATGTCTTTTGTAATTTGCTCCAAGAAGCTGAACCTGCGACCAAAGAATTATCTAAGGATACGAATTTTATAGCAGATATGATACTCGCTTCTATGAATCCTGAGCTATTCCTATTTATGAGAAGTGAGCGCGGGTTAACAAAAGAAGAGATCAAGGATAAGCTGGTAAGCGTATACATTGATCCGTTGTTGGTGTAA
- a CDS encoding PocR ligand-binding domain-containing protein: MIQESLRIHKILDLNKWKRLQDSLATVTKLAILTVDYKGNPVTSHSSCQAFCQNVRKDPELLPYCQKCDSRGGLEAVRLNAPYVYLCHFNIVDIAIPITIDDKYIGAVMAGQVKLSDPENGKDLEQIVTSMNKTSHHMKANNLKEYYDNIPTMTYEEVIKISNMLFLLCNYIIEEALNKNLLVEMFEKAAGNEESLHISTILPGYTIKNMESIKKEMTNAIADAYLKNSNEPNVWTNSVLKPAGDYIYHNKSENISLTHMAELCHISPSYFSRLFAKETGENFTSYVAQLKITWAKQLLEVTDMPVSQISDELGFNEPGYFIKTFKKFAEITPALYRKHYKEKHKDKYL; the protein is encoded by the coding sequence GTGATACAGGAATCATTACGGATTCATAAAATATTGGACTTGAATAAATGGAAGCGCCTTCAAGATTCTTTGGCTACTGTTACCAAACTGGCTATTCTAACGGTTGATTATAAAGGCAACCCTGTTACAAGTCACAGCAGCTGCCAGGCTTTCTGTCAAAATGTACGCAAAGACCCTGAGTTGCTGCCTTATTGTCAAAAGTGTGATTCCCGCGGGGGTCTAGAAGCGGTTCGCTTAAATGCGCCTTACGTTTATCTGTGCCATTTTAATATCGTGGATATTGCAATTCCGATCACCATCGATGATAAGTATATCGGTGCAGTTATGGCCGGACAGGTGAAGCTTTCAGACCCTGAGAACGGCAAGGACCTGGAGCAGATTGTAACCTCGATGAACAAAACATCACATCATATGAAAGCGAATAACTTGAAGGAATATTATGATAATATCCCTACCATGACTTATGAAGAAGTCATCAAGATCTCCAATATGCTGTTTCTACTCTGCAATTATATTATTGAGGAAGCACTCAACAAAAATCTGCTGGTTGAAATGTTCGAAAAAGCTGCTGGAAATGAGGAGAGCTTACATATTTCCACCATTCTGCCCGGCTACACGATCAAAAATATGGAGTCCATAAAAAAAGAAATGACCAACGCGATTGCAGATGCCTATCTAAAAAACTCAAATGAACCCAATGTTTGGACAAACTCCGTTTTGAAACCGGCTGGTGACTATATTTACCATAACAAAAGTGAAAATATCTCTTTAACGCATATGGCTGAGCTTTGTCATATAAGTCCCAGCTACTTTAGCAGACTGTTTGCCAAAGAAACAGGCGAGAACTTCACGAGTTATGTCGCACAGCTCAAAATTACCTGGGCGAAGCAACTGTTAGAAGTAACCGATATGCCCGTTTCCCAAATCAGTGATGAACTGGGCTTCAATGAACCTGGTTATTTTATTAAGACCTTTAAGAAATTCGCAGAGATAACGCCTGCTCTGTATCGTAAACATTATAAGGAAAAACATAAGGATAAGTATCTTTGA
- a CDS encoding glycerol dehydrogenase: MRKAFISPTKYVQGEDELLNLGYFVQLFGASALLIAHPDDVLRVKDKLDATAEKYAVTFVESGFKGECSRQEVARLQEIAKDKGCSCIIGLGGGKAIDAAKCVAEGESLIICPTIAATDAPTSHSAVLYTPEGAFDDYAYFKQSPSVVLVDTTVIANAPTRFLVSGMGDALSTYFEARATAKSFSRVNASLPMGSREGFTAPAVGTHAALALATLCYEMLLKDGAKAKTACDCNMVTQALENIIETNILLSGLGFESAGLGGAHAIHDGLTILEGTHSFYHGEKVAFGTIAQLVLENAPTEELHQVLDFCLEIGLPVCLADIGVDSITTEELLQVAEKSCIPEESIHAMPFPVTVKEVAAAIATADRIGQDYKARREAK, from the coding sequence ATGAGAAAAGCATTTATAAGTCCAACGAAATATGTTCAAGGAGAAGATGAGTTATTGAACCTTGGATATTTCGTGCAATTATTTGGCGCTTCGGCTCTATTAATTGCCCACCCGGACGATGTGTTGCGTGTAAAGGATAAGCTCGATGCAACAGCTGAGAAGTATGCAGTGACCTTTGTTGAAAGCGGTTTTAAAGGGGAATGCTCTCGTCAGGAAGTAGCCAGATTGCAGGAAATTGCCAAAGACAAAGGTTGTAGTTGTATTATCGGCCTGGGTGGAGGCAAAGCAATTGATGCGGCCAAATGTGTAGCTGAAGGAGAGTCCCTAATCATTTGTCCAACGATTGCCGCCACCGATGCGCCCACAAGCCATTCAGCCGTTCTGTATACGCCAGAGGGTGCTTTTGATGATTATGCGTATTTCAAGCAAAGTCCTAGTGTTGTTCTAGTGGATACGACGGTTATTGCCAATGCACCTACACGCTTCCTCGTTTCAGGTATGGGCGACGCCTTATCTACCTATTTCGAAGCAAGAGCGACAGCCAAATCCTTCTCCAGAGTGAATGCCAGTCTTCCCATGGGTTCAAGAGAAGGGTTCACTGCCCCGGCTGTGGGAACTCATGCGGCTCTCGCGCTGGCGACTTTATGTTATGAAATGCTGCTGAAGGATGGCGCCAAAGCCAAGACAGCCTGTGATTGCAACATGGTTACACAAGCATTAGAGAATATAATCGAGACGAATATTTTATTATCCGGGCTGGGCTTTGAGAGCGCTGGCTTGGGTGGGGCACATGCGATTCACGATGGCCTAACGATCCTCGAAGGGACACATTCCTTTTATCATGGTGAAAAAGTTGCCTTTGGAACCATCGCTCAATTGGTGCTGGAGAATGCTCCAACGGAGGAGCTGCATCAGGTACTGGATTTTTGTCTGGAGATAGGATTGCCGGTGTGTCTGGCGGATATTGGCGTTGACTCTATTACTACAGAGGAACTGCTTCAAGTAGCCGAAAAATCATGTATTCCGGAAGAATCGATTCATGCTATGCCTTTCCCTGTCACGGTAAAGGAAGTTGCAGCGGCGATTGCTACGGCAGACCGAATTGGCCAAGACTATAAAGCGCGCCGGGAGGCCAAGTAA
- the dhaK gene encoding dihydroxyacetone kinase subunit DhaK produces MKKIINKAEDIVIEMCNGMVMAHPELEFVKKYKIIKKKDINQNKVSLISGGGSGHEPAHAGYVGKGMLDAAVCGDIFASPSQIQVYQALKATAGNKGALMIIKNYTGDMMNFRNAAFMAEEDGLQVDYVVVNDDISVQDSLYTVGRRGVAGTVLVHKIAGAAAEEGRSLQQVKAAAEKAAANVRSIGFALTSSTVPAKGTPTFEIAEDEMEYGVGIHGEPGIRREKMATANVLAKRMLEALLKDLKIDSHTSTEIALLINGFGGTPLQELYLLNNAVARELANHSNIKGCATFVGNYMTSIDMAGASVTLMKLDEELKALLFKESDTPGFKVSGPIESARYVEIVDENTQEATISYETETPAEYATMNGKTFTLDNIVYLVDKMSEIIIKNEVPFCELDSHAGDGDFGMSIAKGFRQLKREWKHILADNKTDIGTFLNACSLVIMEYCGGASGPIWGSAFRSASKAVAGKTELTIADFADMMQAGVTGIQTTGERSFGRGAVVGDKTLIDALVPCADSWSESAKAGDDFKDAFAKGADAAVEGAKKTEDFAARMGRAGTVGDRSIGYPDAGAYALGVIFKELSDQMK; encoded by the coding sequence ATGAAGAAGATTATCAATAAAGCGGAAGATATCGTTATTGAAATGTGTAACGGTATGGTTATGGCTCATCCGGAGCTGGAATTTGTGAAGAAGTATAAGATTATCAAGAAAAAAGATATCAACCAGAACAAGGTCAGCCTGATCAGTGGTGGAGGCAGCGGCCATGAGCCTGCACATGCAGGATATGTTGGCAAGGGGATGCTGGATGCAGCTGTGTGTGGAGATATCTTCGCTTCTCCGTCGCAAATTCAGGTGTATCAGGCCCTTAAAGCAACTGCTGGCAACAAAGGTGCTCTGATGATTATTAAGAACTACACCGGGGACATGATGAACTTTAGGAATGCAGCATTTATGGCCGAGGAAGATGGGCTGCAAGTCGATTATGTGGTAGTGAATGATGACATTTCAGTGCAGGACAGTTTATATACAGTAGGACGGCGGGGAGTAGCGGGAACTGTATTGGTCCACAAAATTGCCGGTGCTGCGGCAGAAGAAGGACGTAGCTTACAACAGGTGAAAGCCGCTGCAGAGAAAGCCGCTGCAAATGTGCGCAGTATCGGTTTTGCTTTAACCTCAAGTACGGTTCCTGCGAAGGGTACACCAACGTTTGAGATAGCTGAAGATGAGATGGAATATGGTGTGGGTATTCATGGGGAGCCAGGGATTCGGCGGGAAAAAATGGCCACAGCCAATGTGTTGGCCAAGCGTATGCTGGAAGCATTGTTGAAAGACTTAAAGATCGACAGTCATACATCTACCGAGATTGCCTTATTAATTAACGGTTTTGGAGGAACGCCTTTACAAGAGCTGTATCTGCTAAATAATGCAGTTGCGCGAGAGTTGGCAAATCACAGCAACATTAAGGGTTGTGCTACTTTCGTCGGGAACTATATGACAAGTATTGATATGGCCGGGGCGTCCGTAACCCTTATGAAATTGGATGAAGAACTGAAAGCGCTGTTGTTCAAAGAAAGTGATACACCTGGCTTCAAAGTTTCAGGACCTATAGAAAGCGCCCGGTATGTTGAAATCGTTGACGAGAATACACAAGAAGCCACTATCTCCTATGAGACCGAAACACCTGCAGAATATGCCACCATGAATGGCAAGACATTCACGCTAGATAACATCGTTTATCTGGTCGATAAGATGAGCGAAATTATTATCAAGAATGAAGTTCCTTTCTGCGAACTGGATTCCCATGCGGGTGATGGTGATTTTGGGATGAGCATTGCCAAAGGCTTCCGGCAGTTGAAACGAGAGTGGAAGCACATTCTGGCGGATAACAAGACGGACATTGGAACTTTTTTGAATGCTTGTTCACTGGTGATTATGGAATATTGCGGAGGGGCGTCTGGTCCAATCTGGGGTTCGGCGTTTCGGTCTGCGAGCAAGGCTGTTGCTGGAAAAACAGAATTAACTATAGCTGATTTTGCAGACATGATGCAGGCAGGTGTAACAGGCATACAAACTACGGGTGAGCGTTCTTTTGGACGGGGGGCTGTGGTCGGAGATAAAACGCTGATTGACGCACTGGTGCCTTGTGCAGATTCCTGGTCGGAGAGTGCTAAAGCTGGAGATGATTTCAAAGACGCTTTTGCGAAAGGTGCCGATGCAGCTGTTGAGGGCGCTAAGAAAACAGAAGATTTCGCAGCACGAATGGGACGCGCAGGCACCGTTGGGGACAGAAGTATTGGTTATCCGGATGCCGGAGCATATGCGCTGGGTGTTATTTTCAAAGAGCTATCGGATCAAATGAAATAA
- a CDS encoding glycosyltransferase, with translation MGLYLLFVIGCLSGIVLFRRKLIPQSVEVNPGNERLSVIIPARNEAKNLSNILDSLRAQTVKPYEIIVVDDCSEDRTKEIAASYGVTVIENPALPEGWTGKTWAVWNGFLNSAGDTIVFLDADIRLSPQALESLLKARAKVSGVISVVPFHHTEKFYERLALIPNILGVFAFTSLFEHNNPRKGLYGSCIVTSRVDYETIHGHSSIRSELLDDLNLGARYREAGIPVTNFIGRGLVSFRMYPQGLKSELQGFGKGAVLSTAKLSIWTIMLIALWFLGLIASLSAVFLWNTPWAYPLIFGYMLYVLHIYYLVRDVGYFGKVMPFLHILSTLFFLVVLLYSAYQVLFLGHVSWKGRAIEVGGQRDK, from the coding sequence ATGGGTCTTTACCTGTTGTTCGTTATTGGCTGCCTTTCGGGTATCGTACTGTTTCGCAGAAAGCTCATTCCCCAGAGTGTGGAAGTGAATCCGGGCAATGAGAGGCTGTCTGTCATTATTCCGGCAAGAAATGAAGCGAAGAATCTGTCCAATATACTGGACTCTCTCCGGGCTCAAACGGTTAAGCCTTATGAAATCATTGTCGTTGACGATTGTTCAGAGGATCGAACGAAAGAAATTGCCGCAAGCTATGGGGTTACAGTGATTGAGAACCCAGCTCTACCTGAGGGCTGGACGGGGAAAACTTGGGCGGTGTGGAACGGATTCTTGAATTCCGCGGGCGACACGATCGTTTTTCTAGATGCGGATATTCGCCTGTCTCCGCAGGCGCTGGAATCTCTACTGAAAGCAAGAGCCAAGGTTAGCGGCGTGATTTCAGTCGTTCCGTTTCACCATACGGAGAAATTTTACGAGCGATTGGCGTTAATTCCTAATATCTTGGGTGTGTTTGCCTTCACCTCGTTGTTTGAACATAACAATCCACGTAAAGGCCTGTACGGGTCCTGTATCGTCACTTCCAGAGTTGATTATGAAACAATCCATGGACATAGCAGCATACGCTCCGAACTACTGGATGACCTGAATTTGGGTGCTCGCTATCGGGAGGCGGGCATCCCTGTCACCAATTTTATCGGACGCGGACTGGTCTCTTTCCGCATGTATCCGCAAGGTTTGAAGAGTGAATTACAGGGCTTTGGCAAGGGAGCGGTACTAAGCACAGCTAAATTAAGTATCTGGACGATTATGCTGATAGCACTATGGTTTCTGGGGTTAATTGCTTCGTTGAGTGCGGTTTTTCTCTGGAATACGCCATGGGCCTATCCGTTGATCTTTGGATACATGCTTTATGTGCTTCACATCTATTATTTGGTCAGAGATGTGGGTTATTTTGGGAAAGTCATGCCGTTCCTCCACATTTTATCTACGCTCTTTTTTCTGGTCGTTCTGCTTTATTCAGCGTACCAGGTCCTCTTTCTGGGGCATGTGTCGTGGAAAGGCAGGGCGATTGAAGTAGGGGGCCAAAGAGACAAATGA